Proteins co-encoded in one Tautonia rosea genomic window:
- the atpD gene encoding F0F1 ATP synthase subunit beta, which translates to MNQRQAKQRSQIGTVTRVRESVVDAVFPNGIPAVHNALRTGENREVVIEVLDHLDEQTIRGIALTSTQGLARGSAIEDTGQPLRVPVGERLLGRVFNVFGETIDGQGPIEGGEWRSIHQKPIPLVRRVTRTEVFRTGIKAIDLLSPLERGGKAGLFGGAGVGKTVLIMEMIHNMIGQHEGISLFCGIGERIREAVDMYDEVREAGVLNNTVLVYGQMNEPPGARFRVGHAALTMAEYFRDDRRQDVLLLIDNIFRFIQSGSEVSGLLGRLPSRLGYQPTLGSELAELEERISNTEAGAITSIQAVYVPADDFTDPSAVHTFHHLSASIVLSRQRASQGFYPAIDPLKSESKMLVPHIIGRRHFEVAQEVRRTLATYEDLKDIISMLGLEELSRQDRRTVERARRLERFLTQPFVVTEQFTGIKGHLVDADDTLDGCERILNDEFSEIPENDLYMIGTIDQARTKGRGGSEDENRHTNVESEVVGQNAQADEDKPRSEDGS; encoded by the coding sequence ATGAATCAGCGACAGGCCAAGCAGAGGTCGCAAATCGGGACTGTCACCCGAGTTCGTGAGAGCGTTGTCGATGCCGTGTTTCCGAATGGGATTCCGGCGGTTCACAACGCCCTACGTACGGGCGAAAATCGAGAGGTCGTCATTGAGGTGCTGGATCACCTCGATGAACAGACGATTCGGGGCATCGCCCTGACAAGTACCCAGGGCTTGGCACGAGGATCGGCGATTGAGGATACGGGTCAGCCTTTGCGGGTTCCGGTTGGTGAACGGTTGCTTGGCCGTGTCTTTAATGTCTTTGGCGAGACGATTGATGGGCAAGGGCCCATCGAAGGCGGCGAATGGCGGTCGATCCATCAGAAGCCGATTCCTTTGGTTCGTCGCGTGACTCGGACCGAGGTGTTTCGGACGGGGATCAAGGCAATCGATCTCCTCTCACCATTGGAACGCGGAGGCAAGGCGGGACTTTTCGGCGGGGCTGGAGTCGGCAAGACCGTGCTGATCATGGAAATGATCCACAACATGATTGGTCAGCACGAAGGGATCAGTCTCTTCTGCGGGATCGGGGAGCGAATCCGAGAAGCGGTGGACATGTATGACGAGGTTCGAGAGGCCGGAGTTCTGAACAATACGGTTCTCGTCTACGGCCAGATGAACGAACCGCCGGGCGCCCGGTTCCGGGTTGGTCACGCGGCGCTGACGATGGCCGAGTATTTCCGGGATGATCGCAGGCAAGATGTCTTACTCTTGATTGACAATATCTTTCGATTCATTCAGTCGGGATCGGAGGTTTCAGGCTTGCTGGGTCGATTGCCATCAAGGCTCGGCTACCAGCCAACCCTCGGCTCGGAGCTCGCCGAACTTGAAGAGCGCATTAGCAATACAGAAGCCGGGGCGATTACCTCGATCCAGGCGGTGTATGTGCCGGCTGACGACTTCACTGACCCATCGGCTGTGCACACATTTCATCATCTATCAGCCTCGATCGTGCTGTCTCGACAGCGGGCTAGCCAGGGATTCTACCCGGCGATCGACCCCCTCAAGTCAGAATCGAAGATGCTTGTGCCTCATATTATTGGGAGACGGCATTTTGAGGTCGCGCAGGAGGTGCGACGCACTCTGGCGACCTACGAGGATCTGAAGGACATCATCTCGATGCTGGGTCTAGAGGAACTCTCACGACAGGACCGACGAACCGTTGAACGCGCCCGGCGGCTTGAACGGTTCTTGACCCAGCCGTTTGTCGTCACTGAGCAGTTTACAGGCATCAAGGGTCATCTTGTCGATGCGGACGATACGCTTGATGGATGTGAACGTATTCTTAACGATGAATTTTCGGAGATTCCCGAGAACGATCTATACATGATCGGGACGATTGATCAGGCCAGGACGAAAGGCCGGGGTGGGTCGGAGGACGAGAACAGGCACACGAACGTTGAGTCGGAGGTTGTAGGACAGAACGCACAAGCGGACGAAGACAAACCTCGCTCGGAGGACGGATCATGA
- a CDS encoding F0F1 ATP synthase subunit epsilon → MMLRVLIPERVLISEKVNKIKAEAGNGSFTLLPKHVDFVAALVPGILSFESQEGGECFMAIDQGVLVKCGNEVFVSTRKAAMGPSLEDLKRTVREQYEIVDERERHARSASARLEAELVRRFMELEHRGS, encoded by the coding sequence ATGATGCTCCGAGTGTTAATCCCCGAGAGGGTATTGATCAGTGAAAAGGTGAACAAAATTAAGGCTGAAGCGGGCAATGGGTCGTTTACGCTCTTGCCGAAGCACGTTGATTTCGTCGCGGCTCTTGTTCCAGGCATCCTTTCCTTCGAATCACAGGAGGGTGGCGAATGCTTCATGGCGATCGATCAGGGGGTGCTGGTCAAGTGCGGTAATGAGGTCTTTGTCTCGACTCGAAAGGCGGCGATGGGACCTAGTCTGGAGGATTTGAAGCGGACCGTTCGGGAACAGTACGAGATCGTCGATGAACGAGAACGCCATGCCCGGTCGGCGTCTGCTCGTCTCGAAGCCGAGCTCGTCCGACGCTTCATGGAGCTTGAGCACCGTGGATCCTGA
- a CDS encoding AtpZ/AtpI family protein — MDPDHRAAGDLEKQREPLEEIVSRKVERKRRARESKSYSLWYGLGMFGLVGWSVAIPTLIGVAIGALLDTSRSDTISWTLTGLGIGIVIGCLNAWFWVKREGHI; from the coding sequence GTGGATCCTGACCATCGAGCTGCTGGTGATCTTGAGAAGCAGCGTGAACCCCTTGAGGAGATTGTCTCTCGGAAGGTGGAGCGTAAGCGTCGTGCTCGAGAGAGCAAGTCATATAGCCTTTGGTATGGGCTGGGTATGTTCGGGCTGGTTGGCTGGTCAGTGGCAATTCCGACATTGATCGGTGTGGCAATTGGCGCGTTGCTTGACACCAGCCGATCCGACACGATCTCCTGGACACTGACCGGTCTTGGAATCGGGATTGTCATAGGTTGCCTCAACGCCTGGTTCTGGGTGAAGCGGGAGGGGCACATATGA
- a CDS encoding cation:proton antiporter, giving the protein MREPFGDQIWLVLLVGVAIVLSILSKSGLRRLGVPALIGSIVLGFLLRFCDSRWELLSESGYDTFRLLADLGLIVLLFRVGLESNLKGLMSQIDRAAGTWIGNVGMSGLLGFATAYWLLNLGTIASMVIAAALTATSVGVSVAVWLEAGALDTPTGQWLIDVAELDDVSGVLLMAVLFALLPVLNESATPMEVAPEIIRLDMLAFPVILAAAILLFSFLIYRVLWRPMWRSHRTDEQVPKPILRMIPVAVGVAAFAALFGVAMVVLYNVRPDGLRDETSIATLLKTMGRFAFLFAGFLGFCYLFAGRLEERMTRWFQQLEPMPDPMLQVVGVGFVIASLSGFLGFSIAIGAFFAGLVFSRDPKMVQIDASFISLYDLFSPFFFIGIGLSIDQSALLSALGPGTILLVAAVAWKLVGTAVPALMSAGWKTSLMLGIGMVPRAEIAMVIVERGKAMGPALVPPHVFSAMVLVVLGSCLIGPLALRPLLRRWLTEQSQGAFS; this is encoded by the coding sequence ATGAGAGAGCCGTTTGGCGATCAGATTTGGCTTGTGCTGCTTGTCGGAGTGGCGATCGTCCTGTCGATCCTGAGCAAGTCGGGTTTGCGGCGGCTTGGCGTGCCGGCCCTGATTGGGTCGATCGTTCTGGGATTTCTTCTGAGATTCTGTGATTCCCGATGGGAACTTCTCTCCGAGTCCGGGTACGACACATTTCGGCTCCTCGCAGATCTGGGTCTGATCGTCCTTCTCTTTCGGGTCGGCCTAGAGAGTAACCTCAAGGGTCTGATGAGCCAGATTGACCGCGCCGCTGGTACCTGGATCGGCAATGTCGGGATGAGTGGGTTGCTTGGATTCGCGACGGCTTACTGGCTGCTCAATCTCGGGACAATCGCCAGCATGGTGATCGCCGCCGCGCTGACGGCAACGAGTGTAGGCGTCTCGGTTGCGGTCTGGCTCGAGGCCGGCGCACTCGACACGCCGACAGGTCAGTGGTTGATTGACGTTGCAGAGCTTGACGACGTGTCAGGCGTGCTCCTGATGGCGGTGCTGTTTGCATTGCTTCCCGTATTGAACGAATCAGCCACCCCAATGGAGGTGGCCCCGGAAATAATCCGCCTCGACATGCTGGCCTTCCCTGTCATTCTCGCGGCGGCGATCTTGCTGTTCAGCTTCTTGATTTACCGGGTGCTCTGGCGGCCTATGTGGCGTTCACACAGGACCGACGAGCAAGTGCCAAAGCCGATATTGCGCATGATTCCCGTGGCGGTCGGGGTCGCTGCATTCGCGGCTCTCTTCGGCGTTGCAATGGTCGTATTGTATAACGTACGACCTGATGGCCTGAGGGACGAAACTTCAATCGCCACACTGTTGAAGACGATGGGCCGGTTTGCGTTCCTCTTCGCGGGATTTCTGGGATTCTGCTACCTGTTTGCCGGGAGACTCGAGGAGCGTATGACTCGGTGGTTCCAGCAACTCGAGCCGATGCCCGATCCGATGCTGCAGGTGGTCGGGGTCGGATTCGTCATCGCGTCCCTATCTGGGTTCCTGGGCTTCTCGATCGCCATCGGCGCCTTCTTTGCTGGCTTGGTCTTCAGCAGGGACCCGAAGATGGTGCAGATCGATGCCTCGTTCATCTCGCTCTACGACTTGTTTAGTCCGTTCTTTTTTATCGGGATTGGTTTGAGCATTGATCAATCTGCACTACTGTCGGCCCTCGGCCCTGGGACGATCTTGCTGGTGGCCGCCGTGGCATGGAAACTCGTTGGCACGGCGGTGCCAGCCCTGATGTCAGCTGGGTGGAAGACTTCGCTGATGCTGGGGATCGGTATGGTGCCCCGCGCTGAGATCGCCATGGTCATTGTGGAGCGAGGAAAGGCGATGGGCCCCGCCCTTGTCCCTCCGCATGTTTTCTCGGCGATGGTTCTTGTAGTGCTGGGGAGCTGCTTGATTGGTCCCCTCGCGCTTCGGCCATTGCTGAGGCGGTGGCTCACAGAGCAATCGCAAGGAGCATTCTCGTGA
- a CDS encoding N-ATPase subunit AtpR, with translation MNLDTETLVPLILAFTAGCCLGVLTFGGLWMTVRRLPTSRRPGLLLLGSFFARLGVCLTVFFVVMGGQWERLVACLIGLLVVRTVIIRRWGSNRVPARTG, from the coding sequence GTGAACCTCGACACTGAGACGCTTGTCCCTCTGATCCTCGCCTTTACTGCCGGATGTTGTCTCGGTGTGCTCACATTCGGCGGACTCTGGATGACGGTGAGGCGACTCCCGACGAGTCGACGGCCTGGATTGCTTCTCCTAGGAAGCTTTTTTGCGAGACTGGGGGTTTGTCTTACCGTGTTCTTCGTTGTGATGGGAGGGCAGTGGGAACGACTTGTCGCCTGTCTCATCGGTTTGCTTGTTGTGCGGACCGTCATAATCCGTCGCTGGGGATCTAATCGAGTACCAGCTCGCACGGGCTAA